Proteins encoded within one genomic window of Diorhabda sublineata isolate icDioSubl1.1 chromosome 1, icDioSubl1.1, whole genome shotgun sequence:
- the LOC130452546 gene encoding splicing factor U2af 38 kDa subunit, which yields MAEYLASIFGTEKDKVNCSFYFKIGACRHGDRCSRIHNKPTFSQTCLLQNLYVNPQNSAKSADGSHLVANVSDEEMQEHYDNFFEDVFVECEDKYGEIEEMNVCDNLGDHLVGNVYIKFRKEEDAERAVNDLNNRWFGGRPVYAELSPVTDFREACCRQYEMGECTRSGFCNFMHLKPISRELRRYLYSRRKGARRGRSHSRSRSPKRGRSRSRERKGSRSPKHRSGRSGRY from the exons ATGGCTGAATATTTAGCCTCAATATTTGGAACTGAAAAAGACAA gGTAAATTGCtcattttactttaaaatagGAGCTTGCAGACATGGTGATAGGTGTTCTAGAATTCATAACAAGCCAACTTTCTCACAAACCTGTTTATTACAAAACCTGTATGTAAACCCACAAAATTCTGCAAAGTCTGCTGATGGAAGCCATT TGGTCGCCAATGTATCTGATGAAGAAATGCAAGAACATTATGACAATTTCTTTGAAGATGTTTTTGTTGAATGCGAGGACAAATAtggagaaattgaagaaatgaaCGTTTGCGACAATTTGGGAGACCACTTAGTAGGAAATGTGTAcattaaa tttcgAAAAGAGGAAGATGCAGAGAGAGCTGTAAATGATTTAAACAATCGTTGGTTTGGTGGGAGACCTGTTTATGCAGAACTGAGTCCCGTGACTGATTTTAGGGAAGCTTGCTGCCGTCAGTATGAGATGGGTGAATGTACACGATCTGGTTTCTGTAATTTTATGCACTTGAAGCCTATTTCAAGAGAACTAAGGAG GTACTTGTATTCTAGAAGAAAGGGTGCCAGGCGAGGAAGATCTCATTCAAGATCTCGTTCTCCTAAGCGTGGACGTTCCAGGTCCAGAGAAAGGAAAGGTTCTAGATCCCCAAAACATCGTTCTGGACGTAGTGGTCGTTATTAA
- the LOC130452545 gene encoding dnaJ homolog subfamily C member 11: MNFDSEDETAMEEDYYSFLNIPREASKDDINTAYRRLSRMYHPDKHVDQDLKEKAEIMFNKTKKAYEVLSDPHKRAIYDSLGIKGLETEGWEIVQRTKSPAEIRAEYEQLAEEKAERLKKQATNPTGNITVAVNATDLFNPYYDELLEDEYDSDLTQFPNIEISSMQFNQSVDFPLTQKDTCTLSGQLQAKNGTGGGGINLSWRHIFSHKSWAEVEMTAGSGPAVSFKGFRTLTRRFFWNGGTILQFTPEGILPGIMSTLAMQVDKHTIGYLSYQGGPRSAFTTQIIRDTEKNRYNFSIQVGLPHSYVLLQYTRKILSQDLRLRLAVKVGTFGGVLEYGAEKKISKHSNLAFAVVCGVPSGVKLKIRLTRASQTYSFPIHLCEEIMPAPVFYATVVPLVIYIVVKKGFVEPFLREEKNKKVEKQKQNNFNKLLEKRREAAAAQDLMTVTYNRIRDEESNKKGLVIIKAIYGRIMKDTSQQGDTELSNEVLDVTIPIQCLVKDSKLEIHVQNKSELPGFFDPALGEEKMLHIIYNYHDQPHEVTVGDKELLRLPKTSHRTNIT; encoded by the exons ATGAATTTTGATTCTGAAGATGAAACTGCGATGGAAGAggattattattcatttttgaatatcCCTCGAGAG GCTTCCAAAGATGATATTAACACTGCTTACAGGAGGTTGAGTCGGATGTATCATCCTGACAAACATGTCGACCAAGACCTCAAAGAAAAGGCtgaaattatgttcaataaaacaaaaaaagcatATGAAG TTCTTTCTGATCCTCACAAAAGAGCTATTTATGATTCACTTGGTATCAAAGGGTTAGAAACTGAAGGGTGGGAAATAGTGCAGAGGACAAAGTCACCAGCAGAAATAAGAGCCGAGTATGAACAGTTAGCAGAAGAAAAAGCAGAGAGGCTGAAAAAACAGGCTACAAATCCCACTGGAAATATTACAGTAGCTGTTAATGCAACTGATCTATTTAATCCTTATTATGATGAATTATTAGAAGATGAATACGATAg cGACTTGACTCAATTTCCAAATATCGAAATATCATCAATGCAATTTAATCAATCAGTTGATTTTCCATTGACTCAAAAAGACACCTGCACACTATCCGGGCAACTTCAAGCAAAAAATGGCACCGGAGGAGGTGGTATTAATTTAAGTTGGCGTCATATATTTTCTCACAAAAGTTGGGCTGAAGTAGAAATGACAGCAG GCAGTGGTCCAGCAGTATCTTTTAAAGGTTTTAGAACACTCACTAGAAGATTTTTTTGGAATGGAGGTACAATTTTACAATTCACACCTGAAGGAATTCTGCCTGGTATAATGTCAA CTTTGGCAATGCAAGTAGATAAACACACTATAGGATATTTGTCATACCAGGGAGGCCCAAGATCTGCATTTACCACCCAAATTATTAGAGATACag AAAAGAACcgttacaatttttcaatacaagTAGGATTACCGCATTCTTATGTTCTTTTACAATACACAAGGAAAATATTGAGTCAAGATTTGAGACTTAGACTAGCAGTAAA agtAGGCACGTTCGGAGGGGTTTTAGAATATGGTGCCgagaaaaagatatcgaaacatAGTAATTTAGCATTTGCAGTTGTATGTGGTGTACCATCTGGTGTTAAACTCAAAATAAG GTTAACAAGAGCGTCTCAAACATACTCCTTTCCAATTCATCTTTGTGAAGAAATAATGCCAGCCCCCGTTTTTTATGCTACTGTTGTGCCTTTAGTAATATACATAGTTGTTAAAAAAGGTTTTGTTGAACCTTTCTtacgagaagaaaaaaataagaaggttgaaaaacaaaaacagaataattttaataaattgctagaaaaacgaAGAGAAGCAGCTGCTGCTCAAGACCTTATGACCGTCACTTACAATAGGATAAGAGATGAAGAGAGCAACAAAAAGGGATTGGTTATAATTAAGGCAATATATGGAAGGATTATGAAAg aTACTAGTCAACAAGGCGATACGGAATTGTCCAACGAAGTTCTGGATGTAACTATTCCTATTCAGTGTCTAGTCAAAGACAGTAAATTAGAAATACATGTTCAAAATAAA TCTGAACTACCTGGTTTCTTTGATCCCGCATTaggagaagaaaaaatgttacATATAATTTACAATTATCACGATCAACCCCACGAAGTTACGGTAGGAGATAAGGAGTTATTGAGATTACCAAAAACCT CACATCGAACcaatataacataa